One segment of Enterobacter ludwigii DNA contains the following:
- a CDS encoding NAD-dependent epimerase/dehydratase family protein, whose product MKVLVTGGTGFLGATLVNTLRAAGHQVISTTRREENIEQGMYNLGDISAQTDWSTILQGCDTVIHTAGRAHILNDDAKDALTEFRRVNHDATMKLANDAANCGIKHFIFISSIGVNGNSTSGMPFSELTPAKPTSDYAISKLEAEESLLKKFSGSAMAITIVRPALICGPNAPGNIQRLLKLVSRNLPLPFKSVKNKRALVSLDNVVSFVSECVTNEKAKNQLYLLADQEHPSTGEMIKAFSTGMGMKGRMVYFPKSILKVLLSVLGKKNIYDQLFGDLEVDSKKSREQLQWTPPVTLQETMVKTAKNFIEGNK is encoded by the coding sequence ATGAAAGTTTTAGTGACAGGGGGGACTGGTTTTCTCGGTGCTACTTTAGTCAATACGTTGAGAGCAGCAGGTCATCAGGTAATATCTACTACGCGTCGAGAAGAGAATATCGAGCAGGGTATGTACAACCTTGGAGATATCTCTGCGCAAACTGATTGGAGCACAATTTTACAAGGTTGTGATACCGTCATTCATACAGCTGGCAGAGCACATATCCTTAATGATGACGCCAAAGATGCGCTGACCGAATTTCGTCGTGTAAACCATGATGCGACAATGAAATTAGCGAATGACGCTGCAAACTGTGGCATAAAACATTTCATCTTCATCAGTTCAATAGGTGTTAATGGCAATTCCACTTCAGGGATGCCTTTCAGTGAATTGACACCGGCCAAGCCCACGTCCGATTATGCTATATCTAAGCTCGAAGCCGAGGAAAGTCTTCTCAAGAAATTTTCAGGGAGTGCAATGGCTATAACCATCGTCCGCCCGGCATTGATCTGTGGTCCAAATGCTCCTGGCAATATTCAACGCTTATTAAAACTAGTATCTCGAAATCTTCCATTACCATTTAAATCAGTAAAAAACAAACGTGCTCTGGTTTCTTTAGACAACGTAGTCAGCTTTGTCAGCGAATGTGTTACGAATGAAAAAGCAAAGAATCAGCTCTATCTATTAGCCGACCAGGAACATCCTTCGACCGGAGAAATGATAAAAGCATTCTCAACCGGGATGGGGATGAAAGGGCGGATGGTTTATTTTCCCAAGAGTATATTGAAAGTATTGCTTTCAGTATTAGGTAAAAAAAATATCTATGATCAACTCTTTGGCGATCTGGAAGTAGATTCAAAGAAATCAAGAGAGCAACTTCAGTGGACGCCACCTGTTACATTGCAAGAAACGATGGTAAAAACAGCAAAGAATTTTATTGAAGGTAACAAATAA
- the rfbB gene encoding dTDP-glucose 4,6-dehydratase: MKILVTGGAGFIGSAVVRHIIKNTQDVVVNVDKLTYAGNLESLSEVSDSERYAFEHADICDKDALERIFAKHKPDAVMHLAAESHVDRSITGPAAFIETNIVGTYVLLEAARAYWSMLDEQAKNTFRFHHISTDEVYGDLPHPDEHPASIELPLFTETTAYAPSSPYSASKASSDHLVRAWLRTYGFPTIVTNCSNNYGPYHFPEKLIPLVILNALDGKALPIYGKGDQIRDWLYVEDHARALYTVVTQGKPGETYNIGGHNEKQNLEVVHTICDLLDEIMPKEGSYRDQITYVADRPGHDRRYAIDAEKIGIELGWKPVETFESGIRKTVEWYLANKEWVDNVKSGNYKSWITLNYQNR, from the coding sequence GTGAAAATTCTTGTGACGGGTGGAGCCGGCTTTATCGGCTCAGCGGTTGTACGACATATTATTAAGAATACCCAGGACGTCGTCGTCAATGTGGATAAACTGACTTATGCCGGCAACCTTGAGTCGCTTAGTGAAGTCAGTGACAGCGAACGATATGCTTTTGAACATGCGGACATTTGCGACAAAGACGCCTTGGAACGTATCTTCGCAAAGCATAAACCTGATGCGGTAATGCATCTGGCTGCTGAAAGTCACGTCGATCGTTCAATTACCGGCCCGGCCGCGTTTATTGAAACGAATATCGTCGGCACTTATGTGCTGCTGGAAGCCGCTCGCGCGTACTGGTCAATGTTGGATGAGCAGGCGAAGAACACGTTTCGTTTCCATCACATCTCTACCGACGAAGTGTATGGTGATTTACCGCATCCTGATGAGCATCCGGCATCAATTGAGCTGCCACTCTTTACGGAAACTACCGCGTATGCACCTAGCAGCCCATATTCAGCGTCGAAAGCCTCCAGCGACCATCTGGTTCGCGCCTGGCTGCGTACCTACGGTTTCCCGACCATTGTCACCAACTGTTCAAACAACTACGGCCCATACCACTTCCCGGAAAAGCTGATCCCGCTGGTTATCCTGAATGCGCTGGACGGTAAAGCACTGCCTATTTACGGCAAGGGCGATCAGATTCGTGACTGGCTGTATGTAGAAGATCATGCGCGTGCACTCTACACCGTTGTCACCCAGGGGAAACCGGGAGAGACCTATAATATTGGTGGCCATAACGAGAAGCAGAACCTGGAGGTCGTACATACTATTTGCGATCTGCTGGATGAGATTATGCCAAAAGAGGGCTCTTATCGCGATCAGATTACGTATGTTGCTGACCGTCCGGGCCATGACCGTCGCTACGCCATTGACGCTGAGAAAATTGGAATTGAGCTGGGCTGGAAGCCAGTGGAGACCTTCGAAAGTGGGATCCGTAAAACTGTTGAATGGTATTTGGCAAATAAAGAATGGGTGGATAACGTTAAAAGCGGTAATTATAAATCCTGGATTACACTCAATTATCAGAATCGTTAA
- the galF gene encoding GalU regulator GalF translates to MINLKAVIPVAGLGMHMLPATKAIPKEMLPIVDKPMIQYIVDEIVAAGIKEIVLVTHSSKNAVENHFDTSYELEALLEQRVKRQLLAEVQSICPPGVTIMNVRQAQPLGLGHSILCARPVVGDNPFIVVLPDIIIDSASADPLRYNLAAMVARFNETGRSQVLAKRMKGDLSEYSVIQTKEPLETEGQVSRIVEFIEKPDQPQTLDSDLMAVGRYVLNADIWAELEKTEPGAWDRIQLTDAIAELAKKQSVDAMLMTGDSYDCGKKLGYMQAFVKYGLRNLKEGQKFRSRIEKLLAND, encoded by the coding sequence ATGATTAATTTGAAAGCAGTCATTCCGGTAGCAGGCCTGGGCATGCATATGTTGCCAGCCACAAAAGCCATTCCTAAAGAGATGCTGCCGATTGTCGACAAACCGATGATTCAATACATTGTCGATGAAATTGTTGCTGCAGGGATCAAAGAAATCGTCCTGGTTACGCACTCCTCCAAGAATGCGGTAGAAAACCACTTCGACACCTCTTACGAACTCGAAGCGTTGCTTGAGCAGCGCGTAAAACGCCAGCTGCTGGCTGAAGTGCAGTCTATCTGCCCTCCTGGCGTAACCATCATGAACGTGCGTCAGGCACAGCCGCTGGGTCTGGGCCACTCCATTCTTTGCGCACGCCCGGTCGTGGGTGACAACCCGTTCATCGTTGTTCTGCCGGATATCATTATCGACAGCGCATCTGCCGATCCGCTGCGTTACAACCTGGCGGCAATGGTGGCGCGCTTCAACGAAACGGGCCGCAGCCAGGTGCTTGCTAAGCGCATGAAAGGCGATCTCTCCGAGTACTCTGTTATCCAGACTAAAGAACCGCTGGAGACGGAAGGGCAGGTGAGCCGTATCGTTGAGTTTATCGAGAAACCGGATCAGCCGCAGACGCTGGATTCTGACCTGATGGCCGTTGGCCGTTATGTTCTCAACGCGGATATCTGGGCCGAGCTGGAAAAAACCGAGCCGGGTGCCTGGGACCGTATCCAGTTGACCGATGCGATTGCTGAACTGGCTAAGAAGCAGTCTGTTGACGCGATGCTGATGACCGGTGACAGCTACGACTGCGGTAAGAAACTGGGCTATATGCAGGCATTTGTGAAGTATGGCCTGCGTAACCTGAAGGAAGGTCAGAAGTTCAGAAGCCGGATTGAGAAGTTGCTGGCTAACGACTGA